GGGCAGACAGTGACAGGCGGCTCAGCGCATTTCCGTTGTGAATAGCAACAAGCAGCGCCAGTTGCAGCGCACACTACGCGGTACAGGCGTCACAGCCCGCCCCTCTACGTCTCCATCAGCAGAGCACAAACAATCCCCTTGTCCCATTGTCACCACCCAGCAGTCGCTTCCTGGAAGTGCTCTTAGCCAATCACAGATCACAGCCTGATCAGCTGACTAACACTATTGACCAGTAAGGTACGCCCTCTATAAACACGCCCACCTTCTCAGCCAATACGGAGAACGCTGTATAGTTAAATGTCCCTAAAGCAATAGAAAGTTATAGAAGGGCCGTGCCACGTCTGCTGGCGCCGAGGGGAGCGCGGTGCTATGTGCTGGAGGAGCCGCTGACACAGGAGCACCATGAGGCTGCTGCTACTACTGGCTGCGCTGCTGGCCTGTGCCGGCGCCGCGCTCATCAGAGACCCCGAGGTGCAGATCCAAGTCCTGGAGAAACCTTTCCTGTGCAAGAGGAAGACCAAGAATGGTGACATGCTGCTCGTGCACTCCGAGGGCTTCCTAGAAAGTAACGGGACCAAGTTCTATTCCACGTGAGTACTCTCAGCAGCTGCTTTATTGTCCCCTGCACTGGCTGGGATTGCTGCAGGGGCATCAGCGCTAGACTTCACTGCTCGTTTACACGTCAACCAAAGTAAACCAATATGTGGCGGAGTTTATCTGAACTGTTGCAATGGGCTAAGATCCTGGACAACATCttattaaaggaatcctatcattaaaatgacacttttcttTCGATCGCACGTAGGAAtaactttaagaaaggctattcttctcctgcctttagatttcttctccacgccgccatttggtagaaatccaggttttccttggtatgcaaatgagttctcttgcagtactggtcgcgtccccaatgctgcgagagaaatctccagtggcgtctccatcttcttctggaacggcctctcgcgtcttcttccggtgctggcttcaaacttctaggcatgcgcagttggctcagcCGTCAGGCCTCGGTCAGAGCTGACTCCACATGCCCacttggtgtaagtggccattttcttgtggctgcttacacagtaagctgtggtaatcagccacaagaaaatggtcatgtgcatgatggcagagccgactgctcatgcgtaAAAGTTTcaccccagcgccagaagaagaccagtaaagaggctgttccagaagaagacagaggcggcgcaggagagttctctcgcagcattggggatgcacccagtgctgtttgagctctgaggaccgcccccagtgctgtgagagaactaatttgcataccgacgaaaaccctgatttctaccaaacggcggcgcaaaAAACTGCAAGCAGAAAAcaaaagctagcggtctccatagaccatcattgtatggaggcagattttaagGTGAAATCCaccatcaaaatctgcctcattgccccccgtgtgaaccatCCCTAAGACCACTATGCCCACTGCAGTCACCAAATGTAGAAGCCTCATTCTGCTGCCAGTGTACCttagagtttttttttaaaggggttgtctggccccaagatgtggtgtgtgtgtatatgttgtttttttttttttctttctcctccCTCTTTACATGATGACATTCACATTATTTGCTATTAGTATATTTGTGGGGTCCCACACAGTGGCAGCAGCCCTGTCTTCTGTTTTGTGGGGACTCCATTCAATGCCACACCTATTACGTGAATAGGAGAGACGCTGCTAGAACAGCTCACCTATGTGGGGTCCTGTGTCAGACCACCACAAGTCATTCTACTGACCTATCCTGTGGGTGGATGGCTCATAAGTTTGATAAATCTATTTAAGACTGGGCAACAACTGTAACAAGTTTCTAGTATGATCTGTAGCATCAATCACAAATGTATCCGTGTTAACAACACATCAAGCTGTAACAAGCCACTGTCATTTTTCACTTCTAGCCATAAAGTCTCCTACATGTCATTGATCTGTAAGTGGCTTATTTATCATTCTGACTTGCAGAACATAGGAGttctgtgtgcaaaaaaaaaaaaaatgtggagctGCCTGTCTCTGGACAAATTTCCTCCACATTCTAAAAACCTACATGCCTGACTGAGCAGTGCTGAAAAACGGTAGagaaaaatgctgtagaaaaaaactcaattttttttttctgcagcatttttaacTGTGGTATGCCATGTGGGGTTGTAGCCTAAAAGCTTTATATTTTTCACTTTGACATGGTTAAATTCACTACGCCACTAACTAGCActtcaagtgtgtgtgtgtgtgtgtgtgtgtgtgtgtgtgtgtaaatcccATCACTCAGAAAACAGAATTTTGAGAGTAACTTATGGCTCTTTTCAACCGCCCTTCCAAATTCTGACTGTATAAGCCATGGTAGAAAGACTTGTTTTCCTGCCAGTTGGCTTCAAATAATGGGGCagtagccttagggtgcattcacatggagtatatactcactgattctgaacgtgtaagggccccattcacatggagtttacgctccgtgtattctgtccattttacacatgcaaaaatacacatgtacaatgtagttagccattgagttcaatggcatgttcgtataatgcGCCTCTttttgccggctcccatagaaagcaatgggatctgtttcaacgccactgattcggaacgagttacacgttcagaatcagtgagcgtatactccatgtgaatgcaccctaacaccgtGGGTTCTGTGGAAGATCAAGCAGGACTCGGTTTCAGTACCCTAAAAAAGGGCCTGGTACAGCCTCCCATTAAAAACAGTGGGTGGTAGATTCTGATCAAATAGGATTCTGTCTCCAAAATAGCTGCAAACTGCTACATGGAAATGGGCCTCTAACTCCAAAATAACTTGTGatcactgatttataacaatttAGCTCTCCACTGTATAAGGTGAAGTTATTCTTGCTTCTGTCACTTACAGATATGTGGAGAACAATGGTCAGCCTGTGTGGTTTACGCTGGGTATCAAAGAAGTTATTAAAGGTTGGGACAGAGGCTTGAAAGATATGTGTGTCGGCGAGAAACGGAAGCTAACCATCCCCCCTGCTCTGGCATATGGTAAAGAAGGAAAAGGTAACGCTGTTCTAGTGCTAAaattaattaaatatatatattttattattattattttcatcaaAAATATTAGAAACAAATGAAGTATACTTGCCTTTCAACTTGAGTAATTCACAATGCCTGAAATGGGCCTTCCACCATCTAGATGGCTCGCTGTAAATCGGTAAAGTGGATGGGCCCATACACTTATTTTGAAGGGGAATTAGGAGGTCGTGTGACTGCTTACATTTGCTTTTTACTATAGTGTTACAGTGGATTGTCAAGAGAAATTTGTTTAGAAAAGCGTCAGGTTCGGTTAATAACCATTACTCCTCTCGCCAATTCACTTTTCTTATGATTAGTGGGTCCAGACTAGTCTTTACTTTGTTTTCTGTTCCATTATGCAGGAAATGCCTTATTAGCCAATTGTGGGGTTGAGTGGGCATTTTCAAGTATTTCTGCTTATAGACTCCACCACGTGTTGTGGACTGGGTAAGCGTTGAGACTACATCAGCAGAGGATTGGTGAAGCGAGTAACGCTTACTGACTTGTAACTGACAGCTCTGGCTCCATCTCCAGCAATGCCGTTGAAGTGAATGGTAGTATGGATTCGTTGCAATCTGCATGGGCATGTCTACATTCAGCTTGGCAGGGATAAGATTTATGTCACACCTGTGAGAACCCAAAACCTCAGCAATAGCTATAGATAAAGGATAATgccataaaaatatttatcctttaAGGGTAGACTTTCAAGGATGTGTATCCCCAAAGGAAGAGAAGTCTATAAATCTGAGATGAGTGAACTGTGAATTCAGCTTTTAACAGTAACCTTGTATTCTGTAACTTGGGTAGAGTACAGTGGGGCAGacttacaatttttattttttggggcaaATGTGCATTAGTATGTGCTGTGCACCACGCTTGTGACACTTTTTGTGTTTTGTTAAAGGggtgtgacttaaaggggttctcctggcatcctcttcatttgtttacataggtagcttcctgctgtcttagcctacaactaccatgattcccctccctgtttccctagctagcctgtggactactagccctacctaactCAACTAATGTGTACTATGAAATGGTATTTGTGGGTGGGTATTCTCTTTGCAACATGGTGGTGGTGATTTGGCCAGACCTCACAGGACTCTTGGGGTTACAACGGTAGAAGGTAGCCCCTTGTTATCATTCTATACTCACTTGCCACTTACTTTGTATGTTCACTGCTTTCTACCACAATGTAGATTATATTCACACAAATTTAGCTATAGTATTTGTAGAGTAAAAAATAATCAGTACAACTGTTCACCATACCTACCATATGTACACTACTTCTTCACTAACCTCTTCTGTTTGTGTTGTACTTGGTCCAAAGTGTGTTCTGGTCTTTCATGAATGTGCTCCTTTGGAAAGCACCTCTACGTCCTCACAGATCTCATGCATGTGGATCCCCACCCTCTTATCAATGCACTTGCTATAACCGGTAAGCTTGTTTCACTGCACGAATTGCCTCAAAGGTTCTACTTAAAGGTACGCTATGGTGGCAGATCTTGAATGTACTTCCATGGCTACCTTGCATAGCTTTTAAAAAGTCTCGTTAAATTGTATGTTGTGGGGTCCCCCCCCAACCTTGAGTACTCTATATGTAAAGTTTGAGCTGTCTCTCACTCTGCATGGTAACACTTCTAGGGGATGTTCACGGTACCATTATGATCGTCTGTTGCTCTTAtctatcataggatgagagcaatggacattaacagtaTTAGAGTGATGGACACAGTCAGAGCCTCCTCTCTCTGTCAGTTCCTCCTTGAGGGTTGGCTCATTCTGCACTGGTCACTTAatcaggatctttcaccacctccatcacttCAAGTTTttagcatctattaataggcGCCGCTTCAATGATTCCAGCTCCAATTGGAGGCAGGCAGTGTCAGAGCTTGGATTCGCACCCCTTGCCTTCTGTTTGATATAACCCTTCTGACAGTTTTAGCGCTTCATATTCTATTTACAGTCTCTACTAGCACCTATTAAATGTAATATAAAgagttggaagtggtgaaagggtcctctttaatgttcgtTGTATGACACGatcaacggacattaaataatggtagtgtgaacccacctgtACAATAACATGACCTAAGCTACAGTATATCTCACATCGATATATGGCATGGATTGGAAGTATGCTATAACCATACAAGCTTTTTCTAACATCTGCCTGCTTCTTCATATATCTGGGTCCTGGCAGATTTAGCCATGTACTTGTTGCTTGGCTAGAGCAGGCCTCAGGATAAAGCTACAgtcatatttttatatattaaggCCTCAATAGTATTTCAACAACTTTCACTTATATATCGAGTGGAACTCTAGTAAAAGTGTTTATTCCCTGACCTGTTAGAAATATGCAAATTGAAATGTCTGCTAGTTTTCTTAAGTGTCTGTTTTCAAGTTATCAACTCTTCCTTGTGGTCCTCAGATGTCATGTGCCCAGCACTCTGACTTTCACAACGTCTTGCATGTGGACAGGAAGTCCATTCCCATAAGTCTTGATGTGAACACCCTAGAAAAGAACAGCGAAACTGAATCATGTCCATACACAAGGTGCTGATAGCTGGAGAGTCTTaatgttggtcacatgacacagctgaggaccagaaggaagTGGACAACTCTCTCAATTGCAGCTGCTAGAAGATTTCTAATAAACCAAAGAAAAGTATTTCTTTAAATCTCTAAAACTAGAAATGTTTTGTATTGCTTTTACCTTTGACTGGTAAGTTGAAAATCCAGGGTCGCAGGAACCTATATACGAAGTGTTTGCACTTATAATAACTGctaccccccccttcccaaagtATCCAGATTGGTGAAAAAGGGATAAGTAAATCCTTGGAAGGAACACTTCCAGTGAGGGCAGGTACATCACTCTAATATTTCTGAGCACCCTCATGATTGTGCAGCCTCTAAACTGTGTCTACTCTTAATGGTTTTTGTTTTAGGAAAAATTCCACCAGAGAGTACTCTAATCTTTAATATTAGCCTTATGGAGATCCGAAATGGTCCAAGGTCCCATGAGTCTTTCCAAGAAATGGATCTGAATGATGACTGGAAACTGTCTAAAGAAGAGGTAAAGTTAAAGGGTCCAAATACTGGCTCCTGTGCCTTTTTGTGTGTTATGGAAAAGTGAACTATGAAGGATACAGATGAGTTTGAACTTTTAATAACTAAATTCAAGGAACTGCTATGAaactttaaagtgtacctccaattatataCAACTTTTCATAAGTTTTGCAATAgagcttaaaaaagaaaaaattctccCCTTCCAGGCCATTACTTTCTTCATATTGGTCTATGAAGAGAGGAGTGAGACTCTATTTTGCTGTTTCTTTGCTCTCCTATTCTTAAGCTACTTTAAGACTGCTAGGTTATAGATAAGAGGAttctagtgcacagaatgaggaaaaaaaaaatctagctgtAAGGAAAttctccctcccttctccatagtgtTCTGTGTGAGCATAAGTAAGGTAAGGAATATAATGGAATCAAGCAGTCATcaagagcaggagaacagctaAGAGTAGAAGGAAACATATCCTtaagaggggtgacacaagaggtactCGGGGGCGGCATTGCTTGAACAGTGGTTAGACAATTCTATAATAGAGGTCACTGTAGGCCCACACTAGCGTTTTGTCTCTGTACAAGACTGTCCCACATTCTgcacaactgtttttttttttaagcagctgTTTTAGGTCCACCCTAAGGCCCCTTAACACGGAGGATACGCAGGCTGATTCtgatcagcggcgtttaaaacagatcccattgctttctatgggagccagcatatgtgcactccccatagaaatgaatggaaaaaagcagcccattcatttctatgtggagcgcacgtatgccggatcccatagaaagcaatggaatctgttttaaacgccgctgattcggaacgtttaaacgttcagaatcagccagcgtatcctccgtgtgaaggggccctaatgctAGTGTCAACTTAGCGTAAGTTGATTGTCTTAACAGTGATCCCCAAGTTACAATGGACTCAGGATACAGTGGTCTTTCCTGGGTTATTGCACTAATTGACTAATTAGTAGTGCCCATCTACAGTATagggcagtactacatgttctgtactcttACATGTGCCTGGATGATCTGCTTCTTTGGACACCAGGTGAGAGAAGCTTCAAGATATATTTTTGAAAAAGCGTCTGTCAGCATCACATAAAGTAACGAAGTAACTTCCAGCAGCTCTTACTGACTTGTGTTTAAGAATTTGCTATATCGATTATTAAATTAGTATTCTTTTTGAAGTCTTTGGAACCAATTACTAGTTTTCCATAGTTATGGTTTGAGCTAGAGGTGTAacataaagctcctgggccccaatggctAATCAGTACCAAGCCCCCTTTATAATGTATGTATTGGTCTACTCTCTTCATATTGAGGAGAGAGGTACCCTATGCCTCCTTATGCACAACCTCAATTTGCTTTCCTGGTTCCAACCTACAATGGCTGTTTTTCAGCGGTAAGACTTCTCCATTTGGAGGGCAAGCTTCACCAACATGGCAAGAGATGCTGCCAAATAGTTGACAATTTATAAGGCGCACCAGTGGATCAAGAATTATGGCAATGCTCCAACTAACCATATTCATTTCCTGAATTGAACAAGTGTTATAGACTGGAGTCATTTTGTCTTATAGCAATGATATTATGGCCTAATTGTGTGAAAAATGTGCAAGAATACACTTATACTACATTTTATTctacaaaaaataattttttttttttattttttttttccccc
This genomic stretch from Leptodactylus fuscus isolate aLepFus1 chromosome 4, aLepFus1.hap2, whole genome shotgun sequence harbors:
- the FKBP14 gene encoding peptidyl-prolyl cis-trans isomerase FKBP14 is translated as MRLLLLLAALLACAGAALIRDPEVQIQVLEKPFLCKRKTKNGDMLLVHSEGFLESNGTKFYSTYVENNGQPVWFTLGIKEVIKGWDRGLKDMCVGEKRKLTIPPALAYGKEGKGKIPPESTLIFNISLMEIRNGPRSHESFQEMDLNDDWKLSKEEVRAYLKAEFGKHGNSVDDSHHDVLVEGIFDKEDEDKDGYISAREFTYLHDEL